TCTAATTTTTCTCAAAAGAAAACGGCCAAAGTTAGTCATCGCCAAAATCGCAAAGAAAAGAAATAAACCAGGAATAATCCCGGTCGCATAAAGAGCCACGGAAATCATGGTAGGCGTAAAAATACCAAATCCACGAATACCAACTAAATGTCGTAAGGCAGCAATCACGGCAACTAGAATAGGTAATAATAAGATCAGAACAATCGTATTAACCGGAACACCAGAGACAACGGCTCGATGGATAACGTGTTTAAAAAAATTAGTGATCCCTAGAGAACCTAATTGCTGTTCATTTAAAGCTCTATCCAACTCTGTTAAAGGTACTTGAGGCTCCGTCAAATTTCCTCTCTGTTCAGGAGGAATTGGCCAAACGAATTGACCCTGAGCCATAAGGCCATTGGTTTTTCCCAAAACAAAGAAAAAGCTAAAAGCAATTAATAAGAAACAAATGAACTTCTTAATCATCTTAACTCTATTATAGTAAACCGAAATCATTAGAAGCAAGAAGAAAGATTACTTGGCTAATTCAGCCTCAATAATCGTTTTGAAGTTTGAAAAAGGCACGGCACCAACTAACATTTGACCATTAATAAAGAAAGTTGGTGTTCCTTGAACGCCTACCTCCAATCCTAAATCTCTATCAGTTTCTATTACTTGAGTATATTTACCTGAATCAAGACAGGTATCAAACTCTGCTTTGTTTAATAAATTCAACTGACTAACGAAGTTATCAATATCAGCATCCACACTCTCTTTCCCAGACCACTCCTCTTGGTTTTCGAAAATAAGATTATGCATTTGCCAATACTGGCCTTGGTCGCCGGCACAACGGGCGGCCTCAGCCATCTTTTGAGCATGGGCATGAAATTGAAGAGGAAAATCATGAAAGATATAACGAATCTGGTCACCATATTCCTCCAATATCTGAGGATAACTCTCCATTACATATTTACCGCAATAAGGACATTGATATTCAGAAAATTCAACAATTGTCACGGGAGCATTTTCTTCACCTTTAACCGCCGCTCCTCCACTCTCAATTTTTTTAATTTGTTCTTCACCAAGCACTTCTCCTTGCTCTTGAGCGGCTTGAGGAGCAGGACTCGCCTGGGCAATTTCCTTTTTTCCCTCCCCACCCTGGCCTAAAAATCTCATCACAAACATTCCTATCAAAAAAGCGACAATGAGGGCTAAGACAAAAATAATTATGGTAGTTAGACTTCGTTCTTTTTTTTCTTCTGCCATCTTTATTTACCTAAATAAATTGCTTCAACTGGACAAGAATCAACCGCTTCCTTTATTTTCTCTTCTTCATCACCCGAAGGATTAATTATCTCCGCCTTGCCATCATTTCCAAGCTTAAATGTTTTGGGGGCAAGAATTGTGCAGGTGCCGCAACCAATACATTTTGCCTTGTCAACGGCAGGTTTTCTCATAACTTGGCGTATCCTAACATTTCTTTAGCCTCAAGTCAACTTTTTTGACCCCAGGAAGGCGCAGGCGTAGCTCCCTGATGAAGGTATTGGTAAACACCGGCCGCGGCCCGGGCACCGTCAGAGGCCGCAGTAATAAACTGACGAAAAAGAATCCCCCCTTGAATACTAGCAATATCACCAGCCGCAAAAACTCCAGGAAGACTAGTTTCCATACCTGGATTGACTTTAATATAACCACCCTCATCAATCTCAATCCCTAAAGATTTGACTAAACTAGAAGTGGGTATTTGACCAATCTCAATAAAAACCCCGTCTACCTTTAATTCTTGATTATCTTTGTAAGGATTTTTTAAAATAAGACTCTCAACCTTTTCTGTCCCTTTAATTTCTTTAACTTCATTAGACAAAACCTCTTCG
The Patescibacteria group bacterium genome window above contains:
- a CDS encoding 7TM domain-containing protein; this translates as MIKKFICFLLIAFSFFFVLGKTNGLMAQGQFVWPIPPEQRGNLTEPQVPLTELDRALNEQQLGSLGITNFFKHVIHRAVVSGVPVNTIVLILLLPILVAVIAALRHLVGIRGFGIFTPTMISVALYATGIIPGLFLFFAILAMTNFGRFLLRKIRIRIHYLPRMALLFWFISLAVLLVVLFAPLLEWMDIAIVSIFPILILILLSEAFIDVQKGRSLREAVKITIETLILAFSCFGLMKLQILQKFVLLNPELTLIIVPVFDILIGRYTGIRLLELFRFRRVLKEG
- a CDS encoding DsbA family protein is translated as MAEEKKERSLTTIIIFVLALIVAFLIGMFVMRFLGQGGEGKKEIAQASPAPQAAQEQGEVLGEEQIKKIESGGAAVKGEENAPVTIVEFSEYQCPYCGKYVMESYPQILEEYGDQIRYIFHDFPLQFHAHAQKMAEAARCAGDQGQYWQMHNLIFENQEEWSGKESVDADIDNFVSQLNLLNKAEFDTCLDSGKYTQVIETDRDLGLEVGVQGTPTFFINGQMLVGAVPFSNFKTIIEAELAK
- a CDS encoding ferredoxin, encoding MRKPAVDKAKCIGCGTCTILAPKTFKLGNDGKAEIINPSGDEEEKIKEAVDSCPVEAIYLGK